In the genome of Myxococcus stipitatus, one region contains:
- a CDS encoding ATP-binding cassette domain-containing protein, which produces MYALQDVSKRFGTTQALRSLTLSLPEGRTTVLLGPSGCGKSTLVRLLNGLLHPDTGRVLYAGQPLPTEAKALLGLRHRVGYALQGGGLFPHLTGEGNLTLMARHLRWPEARIRERRDLLVELTRFPPEALARYPAQLSGGQRQRVALMRALMLDPEVLLLDEPLGALDPLVRHELQADLRSIFARLRKTVVLVTHDLAEAAFLGDDIVLMREGQVVQQGRLVDLEERPADPFVTRFIQAQRWATSSVPERAPT; this is translated from the coding sequence GTGTATGCCTTGCAGGATGTCTCCAAGCGCTTCGGCACGACGCAGGCGCTGCGCTCGCTGACACTCTCCCTGCCGGAGGGACGCACCACCGTGCTGCTCGGGCCGAGTGGCTGTGGGAAGTCCACGCTGGTTCGGCTGCTCAATGGCTTGCTTCACCCGGACACGGGGCGCGTCCTGTACGCGGGCCAGCCCTTGCCCACGGAGGCGAAGGCGCTGCTCGGGCTCCGCCATCGCGTGGGGTACGCGCTCCAGGGTGGCGGGCTGTTTCCGCACCTCACGGGGGAGGGGAACCTCACGCTCATGGCCCGGCACCTGCGCTGGCCGGAGGCGCGCATCCGCGAGCGGAGGGACCTGCTGGTGGAGCTGACGCGGTTTCCTCCCGAGGCGCTCGCGCGCTATCCGGCGCAGCTCTCGGGTGGGCAGCGGCAGCGGGTGGCGTTGATGCGCGCGCTCATGTTGGACCCGGAGGTGCTGCTGCTCGACGAGCCGCTGGGCGCGTTGGATCCGCTCGTGCGCCATGAGCTGCAGGCGGACCTGCGGAGCATCTTCGCGCGGCTGCGCAAGACGGTGGTCCTGGTGACGCATGACCTCGCGGAGGCGGCGTTCCTCGGAGACGACATCGTCCTCATGCGTGAGGGGCAGGTGGTGCAGCAGGGCCGCCTGGTGGACCTGGAGGAGCGCCCGGCGGACCCGTTCGTCACGCGCTTCATCCAGGCCCAGCGGTGGGCCACCTCCTCCGTCCCCGAGAGGGCCCCGACATGA
- a CDS encoding DUF4142 domain-containing protein produces the protein MARKIRGGGVAALAATLAFGAMTGTALAEDADKKVKKEQKEIGEAAAERTLYVGKLALFDAKQVALGNLALEKSQNPEVRAFAQKLVDARRQHMSDLRTWADAKSIEVANIDLTSPSSATGGSGSAPPAMQEGFDKKMEGVDERLNKAITEAEKDLDKLREKEGKDFDKAFLSRVADDGKKGQDLVKDGQKKYSSDAAFIALLSKTRQGIQSEETQAKDLEKLVR, from the coding sequence ATGGCTCGAAAGATTCGTGGTGGTGGAGTGGCGGCCCTGGCGGCGACGCTGGCGTTCGGGGCCATGACGGGCACCGCGCTCGCGGAGGATGCGGACAAGAAGGTGAAGAAGGAGCAGAAGGAGATTGGCGAGGCGGCGGCGGAGCGCACGCTGTACGTGGGCAAGCTGGCCCTCTTCGACGCGAAGCAGGTGGCCCTGGGCAACCTGGCGCTGGAGAAGTCCCAGAACCCGGAGGTGCGTGCGTTCGCCCAGAAGCTGGTGGATGCGCGCCGCCAGCACATGTCCGACCTGAGGACGTGGGCGGACGCCAAGTCCATCGAGGTCGCGAACATCGACCTGACCAGCCCGAGCTCCGCGACGGGTGGCTCCGGGTCGGCGCCTCCCGCGATGCAGGAGGGCTTCGACAAGAAGATGGAGGGCGTCGACGAGCGCCTGAACAAGGCCATCACCGAGGCCGAGAAGGACCTGGACAAGCTCCGGGAGAAGGAAGGCAAGGACTTCGACAAGGCGTTCCTCTCGCGCGTCGCGGATGACGGCAAGAAGGGGCAGGACCTCGTGAAGGACGGGCAGAAGAAGTACAGCTCGGATGCCGCCTTCATCGCCCTGCTGAGCAAGACGCGCCAGGGCATCCAGAGCGAGGAGACGCAGGCGAAGGACCTCGAGAAGCTCGTGCGCTGA
- a CDS encoding COX15/CtaA family protein yields MNHAASSRRFQVFSVGVLVFTLGVILWGAFVRATGSGAGCGDHWPVCNGEVVPREPSIQTMIEYTHRVTSGLVMMLALGLCVWALRAHAKGHPVRKAASWALFFMLTEALVGAGIVLLKYVADNASLGRAVWMGVHLVNTFLLVGAQTLVVWFSRGHAPLTFRGQGWVGALVGFSIAGMLLLGVSGAIAALGDTLFPSETLMEGLRQDVSDTAHVLVRRRVLHPVLAISMGALLVFIGRWMAKLRPSADVKRAATVITGLYVAQLAVGAVNVVLLAPVWLQLVHLLMADFVWMAVVSLCAAGLSSDAPRAEAVAETAATHPSPV; encoded by the coding sequence ATGAATCACGCCGCCTCGTCACGTCGGTTCCAGGTCTTCAGCGTCGGAGTGCTGGTCTTCACGCTGGGGGTGATTCTGTGGGGTGCGTTCGTCCGGGCCACGGGCTCCGGTGCGGGCTGCGGCGACCACTGGCCGGTCTGCAATGGGGAGGTGGTGCCTCGCGAGCCCTCCATCCAGACGATGATTGAGTACACCCACCGGGTGACGAGCGGGCTGGTGATGATGCTCGCGCTGGGGTTGTGCGTGTGGGCGCTCCGGGCACACGCCAAGGGCCACCCGGTGCGCAAGGCGGCGAGCTGGGCGCTGTTCTTCATGCTGACGGAGGCGCTGGTGGGGGCGGGCATCGTCCTCCTCAAGTACGTGGCGGACAACGCCTCCCTGGGGCGCGCGGTGTGGATGGGCGTGCACCTGGTCAACACGTTCCTGCTCGTGGGCGCGCAGACGCTGGTGGTGTGGTTCTCCCGAGGCCACGCCCCCCTGACGTTCCGAGGCCAGGGCTGGGTGGGCGCGCTGGTGGGCTTCAGCATCGCGGGCATGTTGCTGCTGGGCGTGAGCGGCGCCATCGCGGCGCTGGGCGACACGCTGTTCCCCTCCGAGACGCTGATGGAGGGCCTGCGCCAGGACGTCTCCGACACGGCGCACGTCCTGGTCCGCCGGAGGGTGCTGCACCCGGTGCTGGCCATCAGCATGGGCGCGCTCCTGGTCTTCATCGGACGGTGGATGGCGAAGCTGCGTCCGTCCGCCGACGTGAAGCGCGCCGCGACGGTCATCACGGGCCTGTACGTCGCGCAGCTCGCGGTGGGCGCGGTGAACGTGGTGCTGCTGGCGCCCGTGTGGCTGCAGCTGGTGCACCTGCTGATGGCGGACTTCGTGTGGATGGCGGTGGTGAGCCTGTGCGCGGCGGGGCTGTCGTCCGACGCACCTCGCGCCGAAGCCGTGGCGGAGACGGCGGCGACCCACCCCTCGCCCGTGTAG
- a CDS encoding serine hydrolase, whose translation MSTYRRHRSGVARAVLSLLATGLVLLAARPSLAAPAQDLPRAESPEAEGIDPKALERLLEEAKTTHSSAVVILKNGKLIGEWSFREAPTRIEAMSVTKSVVGMAVVKLLADGKIPSLDVPVHQYFPEWNQGRKKDITLRHLLNHTSGLDVGQGTGEIYSSPDFVKLALASEMAHAPGTQLQYNNKAVNLLAAIVEKASGKRLDRYLGDALFRPMGITDYRWDLDRAGNPHAMSGLQIRPRDLAKVGQLLVNGGLWQLRQLLPQEWVKRMLAPGEGPASATGLLWWPEPAWRRSFVDEVLLSAWKQAGVPQPIIQAATALLGRDFQDEDSYLDALGVPLPELQKEVMGRNQKWRRTEMGPLVGANANGWLGQFLVVLPEHQLVAVRMYNYVEDGKGEPDRADSFGNFPVRVKELVHVGPPTVGSTSRTQGSASPR comes from the coding sequence ATGTCCACGTACCGTCGTCACCGAAGCGGAGTCGCTCGAGCCGTCCTCTCCTTGCTGGCCACGGGCCTGGTGCTCCTCGCGGCGCGTCCGTCCCTCGCCGCGCCGGCCCAGGACCTGCCGCGCGCCGAGTCCCCGGAGGCGGAGGGAATCGACCCGAAGGCCCTGGAGCGGCTGCTCGAGGAGGCCAAGACCACGCACTCCAGCGCGGTCGTCATCCTGAAGAACGGCAAGCTCATCGGGGAGTGGAGCTTCCGCGAGGCCCCCACCCGCATCGAGGCGATGTCCGTCACCAAGTCCGTGGTGGGCATGGCCGTGGTGAAGCTGCTGGCGGACGGGAAGATTCCCTCGCTGGACGTGCCGGTGCACCAGTACTTCCCGGAGTGGAACCAGGGCCGCAAGAAGGACATCACCCTGCGCCACCTGCTCAACCACACCTCGGGCCTCGACGTCGGGCAGGGCACGGGGGAGATCTACTCGAGCCCGGACTTCGTGAAGCTCGCGCTGGCCTCGGAGATGGCTCACGCGCCCGGCACTCAACTCCAGTACAACAACAAGGCCGTCAACCTGCTGGCGGCCATCGTCGAGAAGGCGTCCGGCAAGCGCCTGGACCGCTACCTCGGCGACGCGCTCTTCCGCCCCATGGGCATCACCGACTATCGCTGGGACCTGGACCGGGCGGGCAATCCCCACGCCATGTCGGGCCTGCAGATCCGGCCGCGAGACCTGGCCAAGGTGGGCCAGCTCCTGGTGAACGGGGGCCTGTGGCAACTTCGCCAGCTCCTGCCGCAGGAGTGGGTCAAGCGGATGCTGGCCCCGGGTGAAGGCCCCGCCAGCGCGACGGGCCTCCTGTGGTGGCCCGAGCCCGCGTGGCGCCGGAGCTTCGTGGATGAGGTGCTGCTGTCCGCCTGGAAGCAGGCGGGCGTCCCTCAGCCCATCATCCAGGCGGCGACGGCGCTGCTCGGCCGCGACTTCCAGGACGAGGACAGCTACCTCGATGCGCTGGGGGTCCCCCTTCCGGAGCTCCAGAAGGAAGTCATGGGCCGGAACCAGAAGTGGAGGCGGACGGAGATGGGCCCCCTCGTCGGAGCCAACGCCAATGGCTGGTTGGGACAATTCCTGGTCGTCCTTCCCGAGCACCAGCTGGTCGCGGTGCGCATGTACAACTACGTCGAGGACGGGAAGGGCGAGCCCGACCGCGCCGATTCCTTCGGGAATTTCCCTGTTCGGGTGAAGGAGCTGGTGCATGTGGGGCCGCCTACCGTGGGCAGCACCTCGCGGACCCAAGGCTCCGCGTCCCCACGCTAG
- a CDS encoding response regulator transcription factor, with product MNSPPINVLLIEDDSHLARLTAEYLERFGVRTCVARDGELGLLEASRRSFDAILIDIMLPRKDGLTVCRELRARSAVPILMLTARGEEADRVMGLELGADDYLAKPFSSRELLARIQALVRRSRGHLGPSREVLRVGELALDRAAMKATLKGQTLPLTQHEFALLLGLAERAGRVLSREQLLELAKPGDVDGPVDRAIDVHVSRLRQKLGDDARHPRLLKTVRGVGYVLDRGDEA from the coding sequence ATGAACTCGCCCCCCATCAACGTGCTCCTCATCGAGGACGACAGCCACCTCGCGCGGCTCACCGCCGAGTACCTGGAACGCTTCGGCGTGCGGACCTGTGTCGCGCGCGACGGAGAGCTGGGCTTGCTGGAGGCCTCGCGGCGCTCGTTCGACGCCATCCTCATCGACATCATGCTGCCTCGGAAGGATGGGCTCACCGTGTGCCGGGAGCTGCGGGCGCGCTCGGCGGTGCCCATCCTGATGCTCACCGCGCGGGGCGAGGAGGCGGACCGGGTGATGGGCCTGGAGCTGGGCGCGGATGACTACCTGGCCAAGCCCTTCTCTTCGCGCGAGCTGCTGGCGCGCATCCAGGCGCTGGTGCGCCGCAGCCGGGGACACCTGGGCCCGTCGCGAGAGGTGCTGCGCGTGGGCGAGCTCGCGCTGGACCGCGCGGCCATGAAGGCCACGCTCAAGGGACAGACGCTGCCGTTGACCCAGCACGAGTTCGCGCTGCTGCTGGGGCTCGCGGAGCGCGCCGGGCGGGTGCTCTCGCGCGAGCAGCTCCTGGAGCTGGCGAAGCCTGGCGACGTGGACGGGCCCGTGGACCGCGCCATCGACGTGCATGTGTCCCGGCTGCGCCAGAAGCTGGGGGACGACGCGCGCCACCCACGGCTGCTCAAGACGGTGCGCGGCGTGGGCTATGTGCTGGACCGAGGGGACGAAGCATGA
- a CDS encoding glycine betaine ABC transporter substrate-binding protein: MSVCWRVLAGLLLLTGMMGACGRASSTDGVPSVRVGSKKFTESVILGEMVAQLAKSTGASVRHRRELGGTAVLWEALRRDELDVYPEYTGTLRLELLSRLQLKDDEALRAALAAEGLRMSAPLGFNNTYALGMKEAEAERLGIRRISDLRAHPELRLGFSNEFMERADGWPALRDTYRLPHKDVRGLDHDLAYRGLEAGSVQVTDLYSTDAEIAAHGLRVLEDDAHHFPVYDAVLLYRADLETRAPEALEAMLRLSGALSEDAMVKLNARVRVDRVPEAQVASDFLGGQLGVATKVQGEGLASRVWRRTREHLSLVGLSLLVAVAFAVPLGVIAARRPRLGQAVLGLAGILQTIPSLALLVVMIPLLGIGSRPALAALFLYSLLPIVRNTAAGLTGIPLEVRESADALGLSPRARLWRIDLPMASPSILAGIQTAAVINVGTATLGALVGAGGYGQPILTGIRLDDTGLILEGAIPAALLALLVSAGVEAAGRVLVPRGLRLRAESESR, translated from the coding sequence ATGAGCGTGTGTTGGCGAGTCCTCGCGGGACTCCTCCTGCTCACGGGGATGATGGGGGCCTGCGGGCGCGCGAGCTCGACGGACGGAGTTCCTTCGGTGCGCGTGGGGTCCAAGAAGTTCACCGAGTCCGTCATCCTGGGCGAGATGGTGGCGCAGCTCGCGAAGAGCACGGGGGCGTCGGTGCGGCACCGGCGTGAGCTGGGCGGCACCGCGGTGCTGTGGGAGGCGCTGCGCCGCGATGAGCTGGATGTGTATCCCGAGTACACGGGCACCCTGCGTCTGGAATTGCTGTCGCGCCTCCAGTTGAAGGATGACGAAGCGCTGCGCGCGGCGCTCGCCGCGGAGGGGCTGCGCATGAGCGCGCCGCTGGGCTTCAACAACACCTATGCGCTGGGCATGAAGGAGGCCGAAGCCGAGCGACTCGGCATCCGTCGCATCTCCGACCTGCGCGCCCACCCCGAGCTCCGCCTGGGCTTCAGCAACGAGTTCATGGAGCGCGCCGACGGCTGGCCCGCGCTGCGCGACACCTATCGCCTCCCGCACAAGGACGTGCGGGGCCTGGACCATGACCTCGCCTATCGCGGCCTGGAGGCGGGCTCGGTGCAGGTGACGGACCTGTACTCGACGGACGCCGAGATTGCCGCCCATGGCCTGCGCGTGCTGGAGGACGACGCGCACCACTTCCCCGTGTACGACGCCGTGCTGCTCTATCGCGCGGACCTGGAGACGCGGGCCCCGGAGGCGCTGGAGGCCATGCTGCGGCTGTCGGGCGCGCTGTCGGAAGACGCGATGGTGAAGCTCAACGCCCGTGTCCGCGTGGACCGGGTGCCGGAGGCGCAGGTGGCCTCGGACTTCCTCGGCGGCCAACTGGGGGTCGCGACGAAGGTCCAGGGGGAAGGCCTGGCGTCCCGCGTGTGGCGGCGGACGCGAGAGCACTTGTCCCTCGTGGGTCTGTCATTGCTGGTGGCCGTGGCGTTCGCGGTGCCGTTGGGGGTCATCGCCGCGCGCCGTCCCCGCTTGGGACAGGCCGTGCTGGGATTGGCGGGCATCCTCCAGACGATTCCCTCGCTGGCGCTGCTGGTGGTGATGATTCCCTTGTTAGGGATTGGCTCGCGTCCGGCCCTGGCCGCGCTGTTCCTCTACAGCCTGCTGCCCATCGTCCGGAACACGGCGGCGGGACTGACAGGCATTCCCCTGGAGGTGCGTGAGTCCGCGGACGCGCTGGGCCTGTCCCCGCGCGCGAGGCTCTGGCGCATCGACCTGCCCATGGCCTCGCCCTCCATCCTCGCGGGCATCCAGACGGCCGCCGTCATCAATGTGGGCACCGCCACCCTGGGCGCGCTCGTGGGCGCGGGCGGCTACGGCCAGCCCATCCTCACCGGCATCCGCCTGGATGACACGGGGCTCATCCTCGAGGGGGCGATTCCCGCCGCCCTGCTGGCCCTGCTCGTCAGCGCCGGGGTGGAGGCCGCGGGGCGCGTGCTCGTGCCGCGAGGACTCCGCCTGCGCGCGGAATCGGAGTCTCGCTGA
- a CDS encoding SpoIID/LytB domain-containing protein, producing the protein MGWAFMVAVLLAATPTFVTRGDVTPEPDLRREAEAGWAALEAVYVAEAGGAPAKAPASIVLQKGQALTPERNAQGRPGLVELRQNTPGVLDERLRVALRHELAHQLLWWACPQSSEDRLFHEAFAVALSGELPAWREGAYQSLSRAAAELAASPAVDSTRARRALARLLSESVGFPKALSRRLRQCHDGARWVVPLSIDELADVQVRAAGPATVVLSRHSGEVLLSEGEVRRALPYGSALKPFVYAAGVGHPVLPPRAEVQEWACGPDLPKRVDARTAMLRSCNGYFLDWEASGSAPRGFGAWEPVLLALGLTGKPADMADVVGLRSTLALSPWGMAQAYRLLAEARPDVLALLADNAARGTLAELPASKALSGVSTKTGTVRDAASRPQYGWIAAVDGDLVVVAVRPGKMPRQFAEEIPEVLARARKQAGLEAARVQVLGLVSSREVEARCSGVGFAVEEGMPKAAPGEWARLEGLTARGAAVCLGAPWRLRFPKGPEEGRDYAGVFSWSPAPAYRPPPGVPTSSSAMKARRGSDFVFRTTRLQYTAGVVAAEDVSLKGEARLALARVVAHNERHSRHPGRAVCDTTHCQAFRGTVRVQRDDAKALALPALKWREWLLFSQGGQEPWKEERTRGEVERILGKGLVSLRFEAGRVQYLLTERDGSATYEEGRSLPCELLRSGLKLASCPRTASFNGGVLVFEGRGRGHGEGLDVEAAKASGLRSDAILEAAYGRSRPEPRDGDVE; encoded by the coding sequence ATGGGGTGGGCCTTCATGGTGGCCGTGCTGCTGGCGGCCACCCCCACCTTCGTCACGCGAGGGGACGTGACGCCCGAGCCGGACCTTCGCCGCGAGGCGGAAGCCGGCTGGGCGGCACTGGAGGCGGTGTATGTGGCGGAGGCGGGGGGCGCGCCGGCGAAGGCGCCGGCCTCCATCGTCCTCCAGAAGGGCCAGGCCCTGACGCCCGAGCGCAACGCGCAGGGCCGTCCGGGCCTGGTCGAGCTGAGGCAGAACACGCCCGGCGTGCTGGATGAGCGGCTGCGGGTGGCGCTGCGGCACGAACTGGCGCACCAGCTCTTGTGGTGGGCCTGTCCCCAGTCGAGCGAGGACCGGCTGTTCCACGAAGCCTTCGCGGTGGCGCTGAGCGGCGAATTGCCCGCGTGGCGCGAGGGGGCCTATCAATCCCTCTCACGCGCGGCGGCGGAGCTGGCGGCCTCGCCCGCGGTGGACTCGACGCGGGCCCGGCGCGCGCTGGCGCGGCTGCTCAGTGAGTCGGTGGGGTTTCCCAAGGCGCTGTCTCGCCGGCTGCGCCAGTGTCACGACGGCGCGCGGTGGGTGGTGCCGCTGTCCATCGACGAGCTGGCGGACGTGCAGGTGCGCGCGGCGGGGCCGGCCACGGTGGTGTTGAGCCGGCACTCGGGCGAGGTGCTGCTGTCGGAGGGCGAGGTGCGACGTGCGCTGCCGTATGGCTCGGCACTGAAGCCCTTCGTGTACGCGGCGGGCGTGGGGCACCCGGTGCTCCCTCCGCGCGCGGAGGTGCAGGAGTGGGCGTGCGGTCCGGACCTGCCGAAGCGCGTGGATGCGCGCACGGCGATGCTGCGCTCGTGCAACGGGTACTTCCTGGACTGGGAGGCGAGTGGCTCGGCGCCTCGGGGCTTTGGGGCGTGGGAGCCCGTGTTGTTGGCGCTGGGGTTGACGGGCAAGCCCGCGGACATGGCGGACGTGGTGGGGTTGCGCTCCACGCTGGCGCTGTCGCCGTGGGGGATGGCGCAGGCGTATCGGCTCCTGGCGGAGGCTCGGCCGGATGTGCTCGCGCTGCTGGCGGACAACGCGGCGCGAGGCACGCTGGCGGAGCTGCCCGCGTCGAAGGCGCTCTCGGGCGTGTCGACGAAGACGGGCACGGTGCGGGATGCGGCGAGCCGGCCTCAGTACGGCTGGATTGCGGCGGTCGACGGGGACCTGGTCGTGGTGGCGGTGCGCCCCGGGAAGATGCCGCGCCAGTTCGCGGAGGAGATTCCGGAGGTCCTGGCGCGAGCGCGCAAGCAGGCGGGACTGGAGGCCGCGCGGGTGCAGGTGCTGGGGCTCGTGTCCTCGCGCGAGGTGGAGGCGCGGTGCTCGGGCGTGGGCTTCGCGGTGGAGGAGGGGATGCCGAAGGCGGCGCCCGGGGAGTGGGCCCGGCTGGAGGGGCTCACGGCGCGCGGCGCGGCGGTGTGTCTGGGCGCACCCTGGAGGCTTCGCTTCCCAAAGGGACCCGAGGAGGGGCGGGACTACGCGGGCGTCTTCTCGTGGTCACCCGCGCCGGCGTACCGGCCACCCCCTGGAGTGCCCACGTCGAGCAGCGCGATGAAGGCGCGGCGGGGCTCGGACTTCGTGTTCCGCACCACGCGCTTGCAGTACACGGCGGGCGTGGTGGCGGCGGAGGACGTGTCGCTGAAGGGCGAGGCGCGTCTGGCGTTGGCGCGAGTGGTGGCGCACAACGAGCGGCACAGCCGTCACCCGGGCCGCGCCGTCTGCGACACGACGCACTGTCAGGCCTTCCGAGGCACGGTGCGGGTGCAGCGCGACGACGCGAAGGCGCTGGCGCTGCCCGCGCTGAAGTGGCGGGAGTGGCTGTTGTTCTCGCAGGGGGGACAGGAGCCCTGGAAGGAGGAGCGGACCCGAGGCGAGGTCGAGCGGATTCTCGGCAAGGGGCTGGTGTCGCTGCGCTTCGAGGCGGGGCGGGTGCAATACCTGCTCACCGAGCGCGATGGCTCGGCGACGTACGAGGAGGGGCGCTCGCTGCCGTGCGAGCTGTTGCGCTCGGGTCTGAAGCTGGCGTCGTGTCCCCGGACGGCCTCGTTCAACGGCGGGGTGCTCGTCTTCGAGGGACGCGGGCGCGGCCATGGAGAGGGATTGGACGTCGAGGCGGCGAAGGCCAGCGGGCTTCGCAGTGATGCGATTCTCGAGGCCGCGTATGGCCGCTCGCGGCCGGAGCCTCGCGATGGGGATGTAGAGTAG
- a CDS encoding zinc metalloprotease, with the protein MIGIVAKRASRLAVVAGALFSLTACQNDSAGETPAPADPTAEQVAGLRGCATIEPSAEERAAIDAYVKSRKMEMRAVGSVTVPTYFHVINKGTGLANGDIPDSQITAQMNVLNAAYANTPFRFVLQGTTRTTNSKWFALRSGSANERAMKKALRKGGPESLNIYSAELSGGLLGWATFPSSYNSAPLQDGVVLLYSSVPGGSAAPYNEGDTGTHEVGHWLGLYHTFQGGCTGAGDSVSDTPAEASPAYGCPAGRDTCAGGGADPITNFMDYTDDSCMNSLTAGQIERADSLTATYR; encoded by the coding sequence ATGATTGGCATCGTCGCGAAGCGAGCGAGTCGTCTGGCCGTGGTTGCTGGTGCGCTGTTCAGCCTCACCGCGTGTCAGAACGACAGCGCCGGGGAGACGCCGGCTCCGGCGGACCCGACCGCTGAGCAGGTCGCGGGTCTGCGTGGCTGTGCGACCATCGAGCCCTCCGCCGAGGAGCGCGCCGCCATCGACGCCTACGTGAAGAGCCGCAAGATGGAGATGCGCGCGGTGGGCTCCGTGACGGTGCCGACCTACTTCCACGTCATCAACAAGGGCACGGGCCTGGCGAACGGCGACATCCCCGATTCGCAGATCACCGCGCAGATGAACGTGCTGAACGCGGCCTACGCCAACACCCCGTTCCGCTTCGTGCTCCAGGGCACGACGCGCACGACCAACTCCAAGTGGTTCGCCCTGCGGAGCGGCAGCGCCAACGAGCGCGCCATGAAGAAGGCGCTGCGCAAGGGTGGCCCCGAGAGCCTCAACATCTACTCCGCCGAGCTGAGCGGCGGCCTGCTGGGCTGGGCGACGTTCCCCTCCAGCTACAACAGCGCCCCCCTGCAGGACGGCGTGGTCCTCCTCTACAGCAGCGTCCCCGGCGGCTCCGCGGCGCCCTACAACGAGGGTGACACGGGCACGCACGAGGTCGGCCACTGGCTGGGCCTGTACCACACGTTCCAGGGCGGCTGCACCGGCGCGGGAGACTCCGTCAGCGACACCCCGGCCGAGGCCTCTCCCGCCTACGGCTGCCCCGCGGGCCGCGACACGTGCGCGGGCGGCGGCGCGGACCCCATCACCAACTTCATGGACTACACGGACGACTCCTGCATGAACTCGCTCACCGCGGGTCAGATCGAGCGCGCGGACAGCCTCACCGCGACCTACCGCTAG
- a CDS encoding HAMP domain-containing sensor histidine kinase, with protein sequence MKPPSWFHPRRMFWRIFLYGVVMLVGSMVSLAITGSILDRTQVGDAIVSENYKRLETLAASDSPDLEPLLDKLGAELGVRATKYDLQGTVKYSSAQPPFTALDADEFGRFRAGQTWFKRDGETVLVVPAWKGDTLVGYLLHYSPSHLNYYSLMGGLLAVVLLVLAVLALPAARLIAGPLERLTAVVEEFGQGRLSARVGIQGRSEVAMLGRSFDEMAARMEGLIRGQKELLANVSHELRTPLARLGVTLDLVEDGIPDELAKRLPELRRDIGELQQLVDGVMQMARLDLEVNQAGQPGPRVQRADLPLQDFLKDTAERFQRGAPECPLQLELPEDLPSLDADAVLVRRALHNLLDNARKYSEPGSPVTLRALVDADSVRLEVEDRGIGISATDLPQLSTPFFRTDRSRTRETGGLGLGLTLVRRIVEAHGGTLSFHHAAQQGTRATLTFPRPSIVQSAA encoded by the coding sequence ATGAAGCCACCGAGCTGGTTCCACCCTCGCCGGATGTTCTGGCGCATCTTCCTCTACGGAGTGGTGATGCTGGTGGGCTCGATGGTGTCGCTCGCCATCACCGGCTCCATCCTGGACAGGACCCAGGTCGGAGACGCCATCGTCTCCGAGAACTACAAACGCCTGGAGACCCTGGCCGCTTCGGATTCCCCCGATCTGGAGCCCTTGTTGGACAAGCTCGGAGCGGAGCTCGGAGTCCGTGCCACGAAGTATGACCTCCAGGGCACGGTGAAGTACTCCTCGGCACAGCCTCCCTTCACGGCGCTGGATGCCGACGAGTTCGGCAGGTTCCGGGCGGGCCAGACCTGGTTCAAGAGGGATGGAGAGACCGTCCTCGTCGTTCCGGCCTGGAAGGGCGACACCCTGGTGGGCTACCTCCTCCACTACTCACCTTCTCATCTCAACTACTACTCGTTGATGGGAGGACTCCTGGCCGTCGTGCTGCTCGTGCTGGCGGTGCTCGCGCTGCCCGCGGCGCGGTTGATTGCCGGCCCCCTGGAGCGGCTGACGGCGGTGGTGGAGGAGTTTGGCCAGGGTCGCTTGTCCGCGCGAGTGGGCATCCAGGGCCGAAGTGAAGTCGCGATGCTGGGGCGCTCCTTCGACGAGATGGCCGCGAGGATGGAGGGCCTCATCCGAGGCCAGAAGGAGCTGCTCGCCAATGTCTCTCACGAGCTGCGCACACCCCTGGCCCGGCTGGGTGTGACGCTGGACCTGGTCGAGGATGGAATCCCCGATGAGCTGGCGAAGCGGCTGCCGGAGCTGCGACGGGACATCGGTGAGCTCCAGCAACTCGTGGATGGCGTGATGCAGATGGCGCGGCTGGACCTGGAGGTGAACCAGGCGGGCCAGCCAGGCCCTCGCGTGCAGCGAGCCGACCTCCCGCTCCAGGACTTCCTGAAGGACACCGCCGAGCGCTTCCAGCGCGGCGCGCCCGAGTGCCCGCTCCAGTTGGAGCTGCCGGAGGACCTGCCCTCGCTCGACGCCGACGCGGTGCTCGTGCGACGCGCGCTCCACAACCTGCTCGACAACGCGCGCAAGTACTCGGAGCCCGGCAGCCCCGTGACGCTCCGGGCCCTGGTGGACGCGGACTCCGTGAGGCTGGAGGTCGAGGACCGGGGCATCGGCATCAGCGCCACGGACCTGCCCCAGCTCTCCACGCCCTTCTTCCGCACCGACCGCAGCCGCACGCGCGAGACGGGTGGACTGGGGCTCGGGCTCACGCTGGTGCGCCGCATCGTCGAGGCACACGGTGGAACCCTCTCCTTCCACCACGCCGCCCAGCAGGGCACGCGCGCGACGCTCACGTTCCCCAGGCCCTCCATCGTCCAGTCCGCGGCCTGA